In Blastopirellula marina, the sequence TGGCATGCTCCCCAAAAACTGGTCCATGTGTTATGAGAGTCTAGAGGCCAATTTCGGCCAAGGAGACTCCCATGACCAAGAAGCGTAAACGACGTAGTCCCGAACAGATCGTTAAAGCCCTGCAAGAGGGCGAAGCCATGTTGGCGGCTGGCAAGTCGTCGGCCGAAGTTTATCAGGCCCTCGCGATCAGCGAGGCGACCTGGATGCGGTGGAAGAAGGAGTTCGGCGGGATGAAGTCGGACGAGGCGAAGCGGCTGCGTGAACTCGAACTGGAGAACCGACGCCTGAAGGAACTGCTGGCCGAGGCGGAACTCGACAAGCGGATTCTGCGGGAAGCGGCCGAGGGAAACTTCTGAGCCCGGCTCGGCGGCGTCTGGCGGTGCGACACGTTCAGCAAGCATGCTCGGTATCGCAACGGCGCGCGTGCCGAACCCTGGGCGTGGCTCGCAGTTCGCAGCGGTACGTGCCGCGTGACAATGAAG encodes:
- a CDS encoding transposase, with protein sequence MTKKRKRRSPEQIVKALQEGEAMLAAGKSSAEVYQALAISEATWMRWKKEFGGMKSDEAKRLRELELENRRLKELLAEAELDKRILREAAEGNF